A single Altererythrobacter sp. BO-6 DNA region contains:
- a CDS encoding nitronate monooxygenase translates to MSGQLAQTLRAQLRLPVMAGPMFIASTAELVIAQCRAGIIGAMPALNPRTTAELDADIARIRAAVGDAPYAINLVAHKSNSRLEADLEVVLRHKVPIVVLALAANADLVRQLQDNGSLVFQDVARDRHARKCAEMGVDGIIAVGAGAGGHTGDLSPFALLAEIREWWDGLLILSGCIATGRAVLAAEVLGADLAYIGSPFLASTEANTQPGFKRMVVEGSSKDVVTTNCFTGVNANFLRPSLLEHGLDPDNLQQRAGGGINIDGGGDNAKAWKEIWSAGQGIGAVKRAEPATDYIDWLAADYEAARKAMGMAAFERENA, encoded by the coding sequence ATGAGCGGACAACTGGCCCAAACCTTGCGCGCGCAATTGCGCTTGCCGGTGATGGCTGGGCCGATGTTCATCGCTTCAACGGCAGAACTCGTGATCGCTCAGTGCCGCGCCGGGATCATCGGGGCAATGCCGGCGCTCAACCCCCGAACTACTGCCGAGCTGGATGCCGATATCGCCCGCATCCGCGCCGCAGTGGGTGATGCGCCTTATGCGATCAACCTAGTCGCGCACAAAAGCAATTCGCGGCTGGAGGCCGATCTCGAAGTGGTCCTGCGTCACAAAGTTCCGATCGTCGTCCTTGCGCTTGCGGCCAATGCCGATCTGGTGCGGCAGCTGCAGGACAACGGCAGCCTGGTATTTCAGGACGTCGCCCGCGATCGCCACGCCCGCAAATGCGCCGAAATGGGCGTCGATGGCATCATCGCCGTTGGAGCGGGGGCAGGCGGACATACCGGCGATCTTTCCCCCTTCGCCCTGTTGGCGGAAATCCGGGAGTGGTGGGATGGCCTGCTCATCTTGTCCGGCTGCATCGCCACCGGCCGCGCTGTGCTGGCTGCTGAAGTGCTGGGTGCGGACCTCGCCTATATCGGTTCGCCCTTTCTCGCTTCAACCGAGGCTAACACCCAGCCTGGTTTCAAGCGCATGGTGGTCGAAGGATCGTCGAAAGATGTCGTTACCACTAACTGCTTCACCGGGGTTAACGCCAATTTCCTGCGGCCTTCACTGCTTGAGCACGGCCTCGATCCCGACAACCTGCAGCAGCGTGCCGGCGGCGGGATCAACATTGACGGCGGGGGAGACAATGCCAAGGCGTGGAAGGAAATCTGGAGCGCGGGCCAGGGCATTGGCGCGGTAAAGCGCGCTGAACCTGCCACCGACTACATCGACTGGCTGGCTGCAGACTATGAAGCCGCCCGGAAGGCCATGGGAATGGCGGCATTCGAACGGGAGAACGCCTGA
- a CDS encoding MaoC/PaaZ C-terminal domain-containing protein — MIDPAAIEAYDFGRPQDSYTARDAILYALGLGLGADPLDPADLRFLDERNLAVLPSFAVTRCTPGMWIRDPALGVDFGKLVHSAQWAEFPAPMPAGAAVRGTAQVVSLTDRGEGRGAVLVLERRITDSATDVLYCRLQQTLLLRGDGGFGGPPTPREEAWIPTRPAYAVHTVKTSPRAALIYRLSGDWNPLHVDPEVAARAGFARPILHGLASYGIAGAAVSRALGRDPASVSLLACRFSGVVLPGNEVEFQVWDEADAGARFVAHVGTRKVLDSGEIAWRNS; from the coding sequence GTGATCGATCCGGCTGCGATCGAGGCCTATGATTTCGGCCGCCCCCAGGATTCCTATACCGCCCGGGACGCGATCCTGTACGCTCTGGGGCTGGGCTTGGGGGCAGACCCGCTTGATCCTGCCGACCTGCGGTTCCTCGACGAGCGGAATCTGGCGGTCCTGCCCAGCTTTGCTGTCACGCGCTGCACTCCCGGCATGTGGATCCGCGATCCGGCGCTGGGTGTCGACTTCGGCAAGCTGGTCCATTCCGCGCAATGGGCCGAATTTCCCGCGCCGATGCCTGCCGGTGCCGCCGTGCGCGGTACGGCGCAGGTTGTTTCGCTGACCGATCGCGGCGAAGGCCGCGGCGCGGTGCTGGTGCTGGAGCGGAGGATCACGGACAGCGCCACGGATGTGCTATATTGTAGGCTGCAACAAACCTTGTTGCTACGCGGCGATGGCGGTTTCGGCGGCCCACCCACCCCGCGCGAGGAAGCCTGGATACCCACGCGTCCTGCCTATGCAGTCCATACGGTCAAGACCTCACCCCGAGCGGCGCTGATCTATCGGCTGTCGGGTGACTGGAACCCGTTGCACGTTGATCCAGAAGTTGCCGCCAGAGCAGGCTTTGCCCGGCCCATCCTTCACGGGCTGGCAAGCTACGGTATCGCTGGCGCTGCCGTATCGCGCGCGCTTGGCCGCGATCCGGCATCCGTTTCGCTGCTCGCCTGCCGGTTCTCAGGCGTGGTCCTGCCGGGTAACGAAGTTGAGTTCCAGGTCTGGGATGAAGCGGACGCTGGCGCCCGTTTCGTTGCCCACGTCGGAACTCGCAAGGTGCTGGACAGTGGAGAGATTGCATGGAGGAACTCATGA
- a CDS encoding SDR family NAD(P)-dependent oxidoreductase gives MGMMEGKAVLVTGAGRGVGRGIALAMAEAGAAVVVNDLGVSITGEGQEGASPAEQVVEEIRAMGGRAVANHDSVSDWVGAGRMVKDAVDNFGRIDGVVNNAGNLRDMFFHKMGPEDFRAVIDVHLMGSFNTSRAAAPFFKEQGSGAYVHMTSSSGLIGNNGQANYAAAKLGVVGLSKSIALDMQRFGVRSNAVAPWAWTRMIDSIPTDTPEQKARVEGLKKLDANKIGPFCVALCSDAAAHVSGQIFGVRNNEIYLFSQPRPVRTAHTSDGWSPETISERVFPQFANDFYPLHRSGDWFTWDPV, from the coding sequence ATGGGCATGATGGAAGGCAAGGCCGTGCTGGTGACGGGCGCGGGGCGGGGGGTCGGGCGCGGCATCGCTCTCGCGATGGCCGAGGCCGGAGCCGCGGTGGTGGTCAATGACCTGGGCGTTTCGATCACCGGTGAGGGCCAGGAAGGCGCGTCACCCGCTGAACAGGTGGTCGAGGAAATTCGCGCCATGGGCGGGCGGGCCGTGGCCAATCACGATAGCGTGTCCGACTGGGTCGGGGCCGGGCGGATGGTCAAGGACGCAGTCGACAACTTCGGCCGGATCGATGGCGTCGTGAACAACGCGGGCAACCTGCGCGACATGTTCTTCCACAAGATGGGGCCGGAAGATTTCCGTGCGGTCATCGACGTGCACCTGATGGGGAGCTTCAATACCAGCCGCGCCGCCGCGCCGTTCTTCAAGGAACAGGGCAGCGGAGCCTATGTGCATATGACCTCGTCGAGCGGGCTGATCGGCAACAACGGCCAGGCCAATTATGCCGCCGCCAAGCTGGGGGTTGTCGGCCTGTCGAAATCGATCGCGCTGGATATGCAGCGCTTCGGGGTTCGTTCGAATGCGGTGGCGCCCTGGGCATGGACGCGCATGATCGATTCGATCCCCACCGACACGCCCGAGCAGAAGGCACGGGTCGAAGGCCTCAAGAAACTCGATGCCAACAAGATCGGTCCATTCTGCGTGGCGCTGTGCAGTGATGCGGCTGCCCATGTCTCGGGCCAGATTTTCGGCGTTCGCAACAACGAGATTTACCTGTTCTCGCAACCCCGTCCGGTCCGCACCGCGCACACCAGCGACGGCTGGAGCCCGGAAACGATCAGCGAGCGCGTCTTTCCGCAGTTCGCCAATGATTTCTACCCGCTCCACCGCTCGGGCGACTGGTTCACCTGGGATCCGGTGTGA
- a CDS encoding acyl-CoA dehydrogenase family protein yields the protein MSDARQLPTEDDLDAIREGVRAACAPFDDEYWLARDDDGKFPREFHRAMAEGGWLGITMPEEYGGSGLGVTEAMTMMSEVAQCGGGFAAASTLHINLFGPHPIVVKGTEEQKARWVPRLVTGEDQVCFGFTEPDAGLNTTRIKTFATKVDGGYRVNGQKVWTSTAQVANKIMLLTRTTKFEDCAKPTDGITIFYTDLDRSKIDVQLIPKMGRKAVDSNAIYIDDLFIPEEDRIGEEGKGFGYILHSLNPERILIGSEAIGIGRDALRRAAKYARERIVFDRPIGQNQGIQHPLAERWMYLESAWLMVEKAARLYDSGKPCGAEANAAKFLAARACHDAAWQAVATHGGMGYAKEYHVERLYRESALTRLAPITEQLISSFIAEKVLDLPKSY from the coding sequence ATGAGTGACGCCCGCCAGCTTCCGACCGAAGACGATCTCGACGCCATCCGCGAAGGCGTGCGCGCAGCCTGCGCGCCCTTCGACGACGAATACTGGCTGGCGCGCGACGATGACGGGAAATTCCCGCGCGAATTCCATCGCGCCATGGCCGAAGGCGGCTGGCTGGGGATCACCATGCCTGAGGAATACGGCGGTTCCGGCCTCGGCGTTACCGAGGCGATGACGATGATGAGTGAAGTGGCGCAGTGCGGCGGAGGATTTGCCGCGGCCTCGACCCTGCACATCAATCTGTTCGGGCCACATCCGATCGTGGTGAAGGGAACCGAAGAGCAGAAGGCCCGCTGGGTGCCGCGGCTGGTTACAGGAGAGGATCAGGTCTGCTTCGGCTTCACCGAACCCGATGCAGGGCTGAACACAACGCGTATCAAGACCTTCGCCACCAAGGTCGATGGTGGTTACCGGGTCAATGGCCAGAAAGTCTGGACCTCCACCGCGCAAGTCGCGAACAAGATCATGCTGCTGACCCGAACCACGAAGTTCGAGGACTGTGCCAAGCCGACCGACGGAATCACCATCTTCTACACCGATCTCGACCGGTCGAAGATCGACGTGCAACTAATCCCCAAAATGGGGCGCAAGGCCGTCGACTCCAACGCCATCTACATCGATGACCTGTTCATTCCCGAAGAGGATCGCATCGGCGAGGAAGGCAAGGGCTTCGGCTATATCCTTCATTCGCTCAACCCGGAACGGATCCTGATTGGTAGCGAAGCCATCGGCATCGGTCGCGATGCATTGCGCCGCGCCGCGAAATACGCCCGCGAACGGATCGTGTTTGATCGACCGATCGGCCAGAACCAGGGCATCCAGCACCCCTTGGCAGAGCGCTGGATGTATCTGGAAAGCGCCTGGCTGATGGTGGAGAAGGCCGCGCGCCTTTACGATAGTGGCAAGCCATGCGGGGCGGAGGCGAACGCCGCCAAGTTCCTTGCCGCCCGTGCCTGCCACGACGCGGCATGGCAAGCCGTCGCCACGCATGGCGGCATGGGCTACGCCAAGGAGTACCATGTCGAGCGGTTGTATCGCGAAAGTGCTCTCACCCGCCTCGCTCCGATCACCGAACAACTGATTTCGAGCTTCATCGCGGAGAAGGTGCTCGATCTCCCGAAGAGCTATTGA